The Phoenix dactylifera cultivar Barhee BC4 chromosome 12, palm_55x_up_171113_PBpolish2nd_filt_p, whole genome shotgun sequence genome includes the window TTTTTAAGTAGCAAGTACACGGTACCAAATGCATAAGAGCCAAAAACTCAAAAGAAGCGACTTGGCTGCTTGACTACTACTGATCACTATAATCTTACCCAAGAAACACATAAGGAGTGCTGGTTGCCAAATTTGTGTATATAAAGAGAACAATATGTTTGGATCAATCTGCGATCTTTTAACATTATGACAATATATTTGGAGGTTTAAAAAtgaaacaaaagaaatcatgcatGTTTCCATTAACTTGCATGGTTAACTAATTGCATGACAGTGAACCAGGTCTTTATAACAACTTGTAATCATTAATCACCGAACCTTCATTATAAAGATAATATATCAACTGAACTTTTTGGCAGCTCACGAATCCTACCTCGGTGCTGTATGTATGACAGTTTAGGTCGAAATTTCATCTCAATAAGGTCGATGCCTTTGAGTATTAAGATATGAAGTTGTATATATCCAGTCTCATTTTTTCTGAATGGTACCTACTGTGAGAGGTTGCAGCAAAATCCtcaatgggaaaaaaaaaaaatgtaggtaCTCTATTGATATGGGGCTGAATGGTAGATTATGGAATACTGATTTATATGCTCACTATTTACTTGAATTTCCTGTTGCTTGGACATCTTAAAAGATCAAACAGAATTTGCTAAGAGCACAATTAGCAAGATTTGAATGGGGATAACAAATTAAAGAATCTGAATTATTTATCGGTTGCACTGCTGGCAATTTTTCAGTCAAATATGTTGACCTCCCGTTTTCTTATGATTAGTCCATTTTGAGCATTATCCTTGACATATTTGACAAAAATTGGCTGCCTCAAGCAGTGGTTACCTGTCCCAGAGAATACAAAAACTTACCATTTCCATTCTATCAGTTCTTCCTGTCTCCTACTTACAAGCTTCTGCTGTTCCAAGTTGGATTTAGATGATGGAAGGGCTTGCTAAATGTGAGCAAGTTCCTGAGTATCACTGTGCATCCTTTCAGAAAATTTTGTTGCCATGTCCTAATAAAAGGCCTCGCCACCAGGCAACCTGGTTTGATATTATACAAGCCTTCTTTTGCTGTATTGGCTAAGTTGGTTGATGTGTactgaaaaacaaaaatattacaGTACATTTCATAACTGCATGAGTATAAACAGTCGCcgataaaaagaaaagctatatatttggtttctttttgCTAGACCAGGTATTTTCACAGGAGAACCCCTCTCCTTTCATCTTTAATTGGCAGTAAATTTGTTATAGATAAAAGTGGCAAATGCCTCTTGAAGAAAGTTATCTCATTAAGTGTCTTCAGGAGTATTCGACTGATTTTCCAcgatcttttattattattatttttttatttggtgtgtggggtggtggtggtggtactCCCACGATTAATTTCAGATGACATTTCTATCTTTTATCCTGATATACTGCAAATAAGCATGCATCAGCTAACACCAGACATAACACTTCTAGTTGTTTTGCATTAGATGTATTACATCTTCCTCAGTTCCAAAGCAAAGATATAAAGAGCGTCATGTGCAGTTGTGCCTATCGAGTAAAATCATGCTTCGTCGATAGTGTTTATCAAACAATATGTAATTACAACTTCAATTGACTATGGGATCAAGTCTCAAGATTTAGATGGTAGaccataaatttataataacataaagtataattattttcatgtttttctttGATCAACATGTTTTTCTTTGATCAACACATGGAAACTTGTTGCTTGTTATGAAGTCAATAATCTGATTTGCCCTTATTTTATCTTTAAATTGGCTCATCTAGAAGCAttgttttttcccctttttccaGGCTTCAGCAGTACAAGATCGTGGAAATGAAACTTCTAGCACAGCAAAGGGATCTTCAGgtgcttttcctttctttggcTACTTTCTGCAGGAAAATTGCTGATGTGAATGCGTTACATCAACTTATAGTATACTTATGTGGTGTGACTTCTACATTTGCGGCTCATCTTATCCCTGCAAGTTCAGTTCAGACTTTCTCTTGGGCTTTTAGATTGACAGGACTTCCCTTTAAATTAATGcaatattgatatattatgtgGGATGGTCATCAGATAAtacttttttcaaaataaaaaaaattgatatgctTGCTTGCAGTGATAACCAGTTGAGTTGGAGGTTTTTTCAGGAAAAATTGAATTAACTCAATCTTGACATCTTTGTTGACGATTTATTATGATGAAAACTGCTGCATAATGATTGGCTGTGATTTCTACTTTCGTTACTACAGGCTAAAATTCCTGATATTGAGAAATGTTTGGATATTGTCGCCACGCTACTAGCTAAGAAGGGTACTGGTGAGGTCCGTCTCAGATAATTTCAAATCTTCCCTTCCATATTTATGTTGGAATATTGTTCTTGAGATGAAATCATTCCAGAAAAATTGAATGTTATATCATCAAGCCTTTTCTGGCTggtattaaatttttttgatgaGGATGCATTTGATTTGCAAATAATCTCTTTTCTTATTATCCTATTTTAAAGGTTTAAATTTAACATCATATTGCTTGAATGTTCTGTAAGATGCCATCACAGCATCTATTTCAAGAAGAAACCTCTTTTACCTTGCATCCACTTAGACTTAATCTTTTAATAGATTTACAGTTCTGTGAACTTGGGATTCCATGCTGTAATTTAAACACGAGCTTATAcattacatgcatttgcttaATCTTTTGCAGAAGCCTGTCCAGCTTATTGATGTCTCTGTTTGACATGATGTTGCTCATTGCTGTTTATAATTAACGAGACAGATACTTGTAGGATGTTAAATTCATATCGTATGAGCACTCTAGCATAATTGTTCACCTTTTGTGCGCTATGATTTATTCTATCCTCCTGTAATGTCATCTTGATCTTTTTATagtttgttttacatctgcttgcTCCTTATGTTTGTGTTCCATGGAGGTTCATTATAggtgatggttgaatcgtggaATGAAATACTGCACCCATGTCATTTCGTGTTGGCTGATTTAATCTGAAACTATCACCCTGAAGAAGTGAGTTGTTAAAAGATAGAAGTAAAAAATGTTATCCAgcctgtacccaaaaaaaatgtTATCAAGCATGATTTATGTGGCTGTTAATGAAAGTAATTTATGCTAGGCTTGTATACACTTTAAATTATATACTGGTTTATCATGAATAAATGGATGTAGATGTCCTACAACCTTCAATAACCATTTAAATTTTAACCATCTAACAGTTTTTAGTTAGTAATTTGCTACACCTCTATGGTTATTTCTAATACTACCTACTGTTGTGGGGTTGATTTTACAGTACAGACAACTTACTCTCTTCCTTTCAGAAACAGGGTGGTATGTAAAAGCGGTCCAGTTTTTTCTGAAAGGAAAAAGTAGGAAGCAGCAGATTAATGCAAGTACTGATACCCAAAATTGGTTTTGCTGGAAAaataaaagggaaagaaaaggggaGCCTTTTATTTTAAATGAAAACTTAAGATCATGGCTGTAGAGAGCCTTACAATTATGAATTATGCTCTTGAAAAACTAACAGATGAGTAGCGTGGAGCTTGCATACTAGCTTAGCCTAATTGATTCTGAGTCAACTTTATACTTTACGTTCATCAAATCAAATAAggtagaaattttttttgtatgttaACCAGTTACTATTTATTAAGGTAGAAATAATACATAGTTTTCTCTGTTGTTCTCAATCCTCCTACCAAATGTAACTCTTGGATGATTCTAAGAATGTTATAGCAAATCTCAAAAGGCAGTGCAGCTATGTTTTAttaattctttgaacttgatgTTTTTGAGAAATAGTTAGACACTAGGCCTCTTTGAGCTTAATGCTGaggtttttttattattattattccttttctaagatatGAACATAGTGGTGGAAGTAGCTTTGATGATGGCATAAAGTATCACACTTCTTAAAGTGGCACTTCCACTATCTGATGTACCATGCTGTACAGCAAGGTCTGAACTGCTGGTGCAAGATGATATGGTTCAGCTGCCTCTCTCTGGTTTCCATTTGTGAATATTTCCTCATTTTGAACTGCATCCCCTTGACTTAAATGCATTGTTATCTTGATTGCTTATTCCTAAAGCACTGATTCTCCACTGTATTAGGCTATTTGCTTGGTGGCTGAATCAAGAGAACGATATAATTTCATCACCCAAATCATGTGATCGGACAGCTGCATCTCATGTCATGCCTATTAATGTAGAAATATTGGAAACTTCCATCCATAATTTAAACAGTTTCCTCTAGCgattatttgttaagttctgtTATGCATCTTGGGAGCTTGATATTTATTTCATTACCTTAAGACCgtagatattttatattatatggcCATTGTATCCTGCTTCTCAGGATTTTTTGATGCAGTGGAAAGAGATGTAAACAATGAATGCATATATGTTACAGCTTTCCCCTCTTGTCCATCTGAATAAGTGTATGACAGTTTCTTCAATATGTCGACGATAGTTCAGTTCATGACCCTTTCTCTTGTATATTACCTTAAGCTTAATCTCATACCATCAGCCTCATATATGCTGAATGCAGGCATTGATTGCTGATTTCGAAGTATCTGAGGGCATTTATTCACGGGCAAGAATCGAAGATACTGATTCGGTGTGTCTTTGGTTGGGAGCAAATGTGATGCTAGAGTATTCTTGTGAAGAGGTTGGTTCTGAGGATCTTGTATATGGTTCCATTCACATGCGTGCTTATGATTTTTTTAGATCTACAGTTAAAGGACCTAGTTTTGTGCTGATCCTTTTGACTTCTTTAGGCAAAGACCCTTCTACAAAAGAACTTAGAAAATGCTAGGGCCAGTTTAGAAGTCCTTGTTGCTGATTTACAATTCTTGAGGGATCAAGTGACCATTACTCAGGTACTACGCTCTTTAATTATAGTTATTCTTTCTTTGGTAAATCCAttcctccccccctctctctctagaAGAAATCTATGCAGAAACAGATggcgatgtttttttttttaacctgtgTATACATCTCATTTTGTAATGATCAGAAATTATGTTTGTGCAGGTTACTACCGCTCGAGTGTATAACTGGGATGTTCATCAGCGAAGGATCAGACAAGCTGCAAAGGAAACTTAATTTTCTAGTAGCCCCATCTTATTAAACTGGCTCTTGATTGATTATGTTATTTAGTTGGTTGCTTCTTTCTTCTCACAGTTTTTGAATCAGGTTCTCTTGTTAGTTTTTAGTTATGTTGTTGTGAAGTAATTATATCTTCAGAAAATTTCTACTGATTGTGTATGTTGATATGAGATCAAGCGTTTTTGTCAGATTTATATTCGCTGTTTGCTATCATTAAGACAATAATGAGCGCACTACAGGTAATGCCATCATAATTCTGGGTTCAAAGTATTCTGGGCTCAAAGGCTGCGGTGCACATTCCTTTTATGGACTGCCATATTGAAGGAAAATAACAAGCATCATGGTTAAAGTCGGCATTGAGAACACATGATAATATATGCATCTGGTATGGTCTTTGAAATTTATTTTGGCTCAATAACAATTTGCTGTCTGGCCTTGAATGGTTTTAGCACCACCCATGACAGAGAATTGGTATAACTTTTAGTATATATGCTGAAACTATACTTAATTCAACAAGATGTTGATTTTTCTCCCATTACAGGCCatactctttccttttgttatttttttgaagtatttttctatttgtttttgtGTCAGCTGTGGGCATCTTAATTTGAATAATTCTGCTACTTCTAAGAGTACTGTTTATGACATTTTAACTAATAGTTTGGTGTTCCTATAGGCAACAATCTTCATTTCAATAATGTGATCTTAGTGCCTTCATTATGCCATGCAATTTGTTGTACAGGAAATGATTCTCTATTGTTTTTGATTGTCATAATATGTTAAGtactttcattttttcttttcccgtTCCCTTAATGTTTCTCGAATTGATGTCACTGTCATTACTTCCGAACTCGACCTTGTGAATGACCAattatcatcatttttttttgttttttcaccATCTTATGCACCAGTGCCATGCATCAACTGGTTTAAGCCTGTGCTTGAGTAAGAGCTACCTGAAGAGCTacagttttattttctaattagcTTTGATAACGACAGCTGAATAATTGCTATTGAATAATATATCTATCACTTTTAGAAATATAATATGAAGTATTAATTGGAAGATCTTACTAGTATAtcaaaaattttatatgaagaatTAAATTCAAGGCCGTGAAAAATTTTTGGATATTCCAGCTGGTGGTCTCTAACATTGAAAGTTGGGAACCTTTTATTCATTCATACCCTTGCCTCAGAGTAAAGTCACTGGTATGCTAAATCCAGTGATACTAACTCGGGTTAGAGGtgggataaaaaaaaacaagcaaaCCAATGAACTAGATTACTctggagaaattatatccttcGTGGCATGTACCACATTGCTAATCACAGCTGCTTGTTCTTGTTGGCTTCATTCATCAAGTGCTTGTTTCTGTGCGGAACTAGTGGTTGTAATTGGTGATGTGCATGGGGATGTGTTGCATGCCTAACTTTGAGTCATGAAccttatttatcaaaaaaaacttgtgaataataaattactttcagagAGTAATTGTTGTGAGACAAGGTTCATTGTCTCGGTACTGTACTTCATACCGTGTCACATTAGCATAGTgtcagtatggtatggtacagaGCTTTTTTAGCTTACCGACATTCGGTACGCCATCCGTACCGGATACCAGTATTGAGTCAATATGGTATAATACGTTTCGTACCGTTCTATTCGGACCAATATCATATACCATACTGTCAGAGCTTTTTGGCCACTTTTTTCTTGCTCTCATCTCTGTGTTCTTTGCTGCCACCGCTGCTATCTTTGTAGTAGCTTCTGCTGCAATTGCTGTTTCTACTCCCATCGATTCCTCTTCCACTGCCTTCTGAGACTCTTCTGCTCTCTTTGCCGCAGCCTCAGCTGCCTTGGATGCAATCTCTCCTCTCTACATTAACGCACTTGTTTTTACCCATGATGACACGTCTACTCTCTTTCAAAAGGCAGCTTTCAAAAGGCAGCTTCTGCTGCTTTTGTTGAAGCCTCAGTCGCTTTTCCCTTCTTCCTCGGTAGAACTGCCATTCTCTTTGCACAATATAGGAAGGCCGGTGCTCTAGCGAATTggctttttatgaaaagaagatTCCACTATAGGACTTTCGCATGTGATCAAGAATTGTGTTGGGATTGGGGTTGGggaatttcaaattatatttcTACAAAGTGCTAGATGGACATGAAAACCTGCCTTCGTTGATGCCACGTTTCATGAATCCACATCCCTTTAAAATATGCACCTGGAGATGATAGAGTAGCCATCTAGCACTAGATGTGCAgctcaaaaataggttctttgACATTAACTATTGAAATTTATGCTATCCCACCATGCATATGTGCAAAGTAAAGGTTTTAGCACCTAAACTCATCATTCCATCAAGCATAAAACTATAAAAAATGTTATAGAACAAGCAATCCTCAACCTTGATTTCTAAACACACAGAATTTGATGTACAATGGATAAGTTTGTGTGACACTAATTTAGTTAAAGAGTTTTTTTTGGCATGAATAcctttttaaaaattcaaatttgtgtgaatatcttcttaaaatttatatttatttcatgTATTCTCATAAAACATTATTTTTGTATAGATGTTCTTAATATAATGGTTCTTCTAATACCGTTAataaaaaaccatatttattttaattaaaaacaaaataaaaatttgaaattacttttttatcctccataaaatatttttttgcacatcagtctattaaggatattttagtcattttaatttgaaaccattaatttttaaatggtaTTAGATGGCCtagatacatatgcaaaaaataagaataaaaatggTAGGATAGCAAATATGTATTTAAAaggatatatatgtaaatattaatttggaaaggatgttaatgtaaaatttaatatttaagagGATATTTATGTAAACAAATCTTAATTAAAAGAGCAATTCGTGGCAGATGTGAATACATTAGCCAAAATTATCACACGTGGATAAGCGGTTCCAACCGCTTGGCCCGGCCTGGAGTACCCTTTCCCGCGAGATCTCCGGATCCTCCATCACCCCTTCCAACGGTCGCGATTTCTCCTCTGACTCCGACCCCATCTCCCTCTCGTCCCCTCTCGCTTATCTGCGCATACAAATCTCCACGCGACATCGTAAATCCTCTCCCCACGTCTACGCATGCTATTTTTCTGGGAAATATAGGACGGCGATCTTATTCTCGCATATAAACTTTATGCGAAGAACACGTACTAATTGTCTCCATCCTCTCCTTTCGTTCAGAATGTACGTGCGTTTAAGGGCGGAGCTCACTCCGTTGAGATCTCGGTTTTTGAGAGCGCGAGCGAAGCTCCGGCGAGCGAGAGCGAAAGAcgggaagagaaagagagagagagaggagaaaccctaaccctagtccTAAAGCTTGGAGGTGTTCTCTTGGATCCATGGCGCATGAGGAGCTTCCGGTCCCGATTTACTCCTCCTTGGAGCCGGTGTATGGTGAGGGATCGCCGCTGGAGGAGGCGCAGCTCCGGTTCCAGACGCTCAAGGCCAAGTTCGTCGAGCTCTTCGGCCAGGAGCCCGAGGTCTACGCACGATCGCCTGGTAAGGTTCTTGATCCGCGGATTCGCGTTCTTTGGAGCTGTTTTTGATTGGAAACGATGGTGGGATTGGGCGGTTTTGATGGATTTGTGTTGTTGGTTTGTAGGGAGGGTGAATCTGATCGGGGAGCATATAGACTACGAGGGGTACTCGGTGCTGCCGATGGCCATACGGCAGGACACGATCGTGGGGATCAGGAGGCACGATGCCGGGGAGTCGCCGAAGGTGCTCCGGATTGGGAATGTGAATGGAAAGTATGCCATGTGTACTTACCCTGCTGATCCCGATCAAGTATGTATCATTTCCTTTTATTTCCGTTTTTCTTGGGTTTTATGCGAAAGGATTTGATGTTGGGGATGTTGGATTTTAAGCATCTCGGTCTCTTTGGATGATTCAAGAACATTTGGGCTGTATCTCGGTGGTTGCACCGCTCCCATCTTGGGGGAGGTTGTCCCAAGTGGAGTTGCTTGGTGGTGCTCTCGCCGTTGTACTCAGAAAAACCGGTAAAAAAAAACAGTGAGAAAAGACTGCTTGAGTGATTTTGGTAGAGCAGACATACATGAATGCTGAGGACTGTGCCAGGCAGAGGAAAATGTGGAACA containing:
- the LOC103712665 gene encoding probable prefoldin subunit 3, which gives rise to MAASTSSSSVSSPGVTERRGIPATSFVEDVETYLKQSGLDVNSSLSFLQERLQQYKIVEMKLLAQQRDLQAKIPDIEKCLDIVATLLAKKGTGEALIADFEVSEGIYSRARIEDTDSVCLWLGANVMLEYSCEEAKTLLQKNLENARASLEVLVADLQFLRDQVTITQVTTARVYNWDVHQRRIRQAAKET